A section of the Flavobacterium ardleyense genome encodes:
- a CDS encoding 5-(carboxyamino)imidazole ribonucleotide synthase: MNYFSSNFKLGILGGGQLGKMLLAETRKFDIQTYVIDPSDEAPGKFACNKFFQGDLMDYKTVYDFGKQVDVLTFEIELVNIEALKQLEKEGIKVYPSPATLEQIQHKGIQKDFYTKNTIPTAAYKRFETIEELKVAIQNNLQSLPFIWKAAEFGYDGNGVKVVRAIDDLQGLSASACIAEEMIDFKNELAVIVVRNPSGQVATYPVVEMEFHPEANQVEYVLCPARIEENVAKKAMDIAMKVSEHFNHVGLLAVEMFQTQDDQIIVNEVAPRPHNSGHYSIEASYCSQFENHLRAILDLPLGSTKSKVAGIMVNLVGEEGFDGEVVYENIEEILAIDGVTPHIYGKRKTRPFRKMGHVTIVHEDMNQARKIAENVKKTIRVISK, translated from the coding sequence ATGAACTATTTTTCTTCTAATTTTAAATTAGGCATCCTTGGAGGTGGACAGTTGGGTAAAATGTTACTAGCTGAAACCCGAAAATTTGACATTCAAACTTACGTAATCGATCCTAGTGATGAAGCTCCCGGCAAATTTGCTTGTAATAAATTCTTTCAAGGAGATTTAATGGATTATAAAACAGTTTACGATTTTGGAAAGCAAGTAGATGTTCTAACCTTTGAAATAGAACTTGTAAATATCGAAGCTCTAAAACAGCTTGAGAAAGAAGGTATCAAGGTTTACCCTTCGCCAGCAACTCTAGAGCAAATTCAACACAAAGGGATCCAAAAGGATTTCTACACCAAAAATACTATTCCCACCGCAGCGTATAAGCGATTTGAAACTATCGAAGAACTAAAAGTTGCAATTCAAAATAATTTGCAATCGCTACCATTTATATGGAAAGCCGCCGAATTTGGTTACGATGGCAACGGTGTAAAAGTTGTTAGAGCCATTGACGATTTGCAAGGATTATCTGCCTCTGCCTGCATCGCCGAAGAAATGATTGACTTCAAAAACGAACTAGCAGTTATCGTAGTCAGAAATCCGTCAGGTCAAGTAGCGACTTATCCTGTTGTAGAGATGGAATTTCACCCAGAAGCAAATCAGGTTGAATATGTGCTTTGTCCAGCTCGCATTGAAGAAAATGTTGCTAAAAAAGCAATGGATATCGCGATGAAAGTTTCAGAACATTTTAACCACGTCGGACTTTTGGCTGTCGAAATGTTTCAAACACAGGACGACCAAATTATCGTGAACGAAGTAGCTCCTCGCCCACACAACTCAGGCCATTATTCCATAGAAGCTAGTTATTGCTCACAATTTGAAAATCACTTACGCGCCATTCTAGATTTACCTCTTGGAAGCACAAAAAGTAAAGTGGCAGGAATCATGGTGAATCTTGTTGGTGAAGAAGGTTTTGATGGTGAAGTAGTTTACGAAAATATCGAAGAAATTCTTGCAATCGATGGCGTTACCCCTCACATTTACGGAAAGAGAAAGACACGACCTTTTCGCAAAATGGGACACGTTACTATCGTTCACGAAGATATGAACCAAGCTCGAAAGATTGCCGAAAATGTAAAGAAAACCATTCGAGTGATAAGTAAATAG
- a CDS encoding response regulator produces MENNEYVIFYADDDKDDLDFFRDVTDSLTGNIQLHTHNSVDSLLGSLQSPPPIPQVIFLDLNMPGKNGFDALQELKNNLQLKDIPVVIFSTSSDEHSVNKSLDMGASFYVTKSTTFATLKKSIEYTLGINWKTFEPSSRNFIYKNEK; encoded by the coding sequence ATGGAAAATAATGAATACGTTATCTTTTATGCTGACGACGATAAAGATGATTTAGATTTTTTTAGAGACGTTACCGATTCTCTTACCGGCAATATTCAATTGCACACGCACAACAGTGTTGACAGTCTTTTGGGCTCTCTTCAGTCACCGCCTCCAATTCCTCAGGTTATATTTTTAGATTTAAATATGCCCGGGAAAAATGGTTTTGATGCACTGCAAGAATTGAAAAATAATTTGCAATTAAAAGACATTCCCGTTGTGATTTTCTCCACGTCAAGTGATGAGCATAGTGTGAATAAAAGCTTGGATATGGGCGCAAGTTTCTATGTCACAAAATCTACAACATTTGCTACATTAAAGAAATCGATTGAGTATACATTAGGAATCAATTGGAAAACTTTTGAGCCTTCGAGCAGAAATTTTATCTACAAAAACGAGAAGTAA
- the purE gene encoding 5-(carboxyamino)imidazole ribonucleotide mutase, whose protein sequence is MKVAVIMGSISDMPVMQEAINVLKELQIEIEVDIVSAHRTPEKLFSFSRDAHTNGISVIIAGAGGAAHLPGMVASITPLPVIGVPIKSSNSIDGWDSVLSILQMPSGVPVATVALNGAKNAGILAAQIIGAHNLEVQHRIVDFKIALADAVHVSSDKVKQNQI, encoded by the coding sequence ATGAAAGTAGCAGTAATAATGGGCAGTATTTCAGATATGCCTGTAATGCAAGAGGCAATAAACGTGCTGAAGGAACTTCAAATTGAAATTGAGGTAGATATTGTTTCAGCGCACAGAACACCAGAAAAATTATTCTCTTTTAGCCGTGATGCGCATACAAATGGGATCAGCGTCATAATTGCTGGAGCGGGTGGCGCTGCACACTTACCGGGCATGGTGGCATCAATTACACCTCTGCCGGTGATTGGCGTTCCAATAAAATCGAGCAACAGCATCGATGGTTGGGACAGCGTTCTCTCTATTCTGCAGATGCCGAGCGGCGTTCCAGTGGCAACAGTAGCTCTTAATGGTGCAAAAAACGCCGGAATCCTTGCCGCACAAATTATCGGTGCCCATAATTTAGAAGTTCAACATAGAATCGTTGATTTCAAAATTGCTTTAGCAGATGCTGTGCACGTTTCTTCAGATAAGGTAAAGCAAAATCAAATTTAA
- the hpt gene encoding hypoxanthine phosphoribosyltransferase, whose product MIQIHDKHFVPFISSKELDFAIASMAKQVENDFVDEVPLFIGVLNGAFMVVSDFMKHYNKPCEISFVKMSSYEGTATTNDVKELIGLDQDLTGRSVIIIEDIVDTGNTVAKLKKIFKAKGVKTLKIATLFFKPDAYLQDIKLDYVGIRIPNKFIVGYGLDYDGLGRNLPEIYQLKE is encoded by the coding sequence GTGATACAGATTCACGATAAGCATTTCGTACCTTTTATTTCAAGCAAAGAATTGGATTTTGCTATTGCATCTATGGCAAAGCAAGTTGAAAATGACTTTGTAGACGAAGTGCCTTTGTTTATTGGTGTCCTTAATGGAGCATTTATGGTAGTTTCAGATTTTATGAAGCACTATAATAAGCCGTGCGAAATTAGTTTTGTAAAGATGTCTTCGTATGAAGGTACCGCTACTACCAACGATGTTAAAGAATTAATTGGATTGGATCAAGACCTAACCGGTCGTTCTGTGATTATTATTGAGGACATTGTAGATACGGGGAACACCGTGGCAAAACTTAAAAAGATCTTTAAGGCAAAAGGTGTAAAAACGCTTAAGATAGCAACACTTTTTTTTAAGCCTGACGCTTACTTGCAAGATATTAAACTTGACTATGTAGGTATCAGGATTCCAAACAAATTTATTGTTGGTTATGGGTTGGATTATGACGGCTTAGGTAGAAATTTACCAGAAATTTATCAATTAAAAGAGTAA
- a CDS encoding adenylate kinase — MINIVLFGKPGAGKGTQAQFLKEKYNLTHISTGDVFRYNLSNNTELGQLAKTYMESGELVPDSLTIKMLEDEVDNHPNTSGFLFDGFPRTIAQAEALDKFLVKKGWEVTATIGLEANDDVLVQRILERGKTSGRVDDQDEAKIRTRYAEYNQKTSPLINYYSNQNKYYPIDGIGTIACITSRLSEVIDQL; from the coding sequence ATGATTAATATCGTTTTATTTGGCAAGCCTGGTGCCGGAAAAGGAACTCAGGCACAATTTTTAAAGGAGAAATATAACCTAACGCATATCTCAACAGGTGATGTATTTCGTTATAATTTGAGCAATAATACCGAGCTTGGCCAACTGGCGAAAACGTATATGGAAAGTGGCGAACTTGTTCCGGATTCTTTGACCATAAAAATGCTCGAAGATGAGGTTGACAATCATCCAAATACTTCAGGGTTTTTATTTGATGGATTCCCGAGAACAATTGCGCAAGCAGAAGCATTAGACAAGTTTTTAGTAAAAAAAGGCTGGGAAGTTACGGCTACAATCGGACTTGAAGCAAATGACGATGTACTAGTACAGCGTATATTAGAAAGAGGAAAAACTAGTGGAAGAGTAGATGATCAAGATGAGGCAAAAATACGTACACGTTATGCCGAATACAATCAGAAGACTTCACCGTTAATAAATTATTATAGTAACCAAAATAAATATTACCCGATAGACGGGATTGGGACGATTGCTTGCATTACCTCACGACTAAGTGAAGTGATAGACCAGCTTTAA